The following coding sequences lie in one Zingiber officinale cultivar Zhangliang chromosome 2B, Zo_v1.1, whole genome shotgun sequence genomic window:
- the LOC122047976 gene encoding hydroxyproline O-galactosyltransferase GALT2-like: MKRSKSRDSLLTRRRKFLLFVLAAALLYFLFIAFKFRLFLDVGLELPLDDVRSGLHGSSYLGAAQERKLEDGRNLDAPRKPLEHDALYRGSDQAIREGYGRISGGVMRQYMRGRGRQRRGNFSELERMAQEAWAVGLKAWEEADKYHPSDGLKNTAVIEGNPASSCPPSMSMSGDVDAASSEQVLFLPCGLAVGSSFTVVGTPHTAHKEYVSQLERPGEENGTVLVSQFMVELLGLKSVENEDPPKILHFNPRLKGDWSEKPVIEHNTCYRMQWGRAHRCNGDAYKDDDETVDDFVKCESWEHEDITNLKEPKTISWLKRFIGRAKKPEMRWPFPFTEGKLFVLTIQAGIEGYHIYVGGRHISSFPYRTGFALEDATGLTAKGDVDVHSVYATSLPTTHPSFSVQQVLVMSERWKAPPLLQSSVELFIGILSASNHFSERMAIRKTWMQFPAIRTSTVVARFFVALSPRKEVNAALKKEAEYFGDVVILPFMDHYDLVVLKTIAICEFGVQNLTTRYIMKCDDDTFVRVDVIVRRLKGVAPHASLYMGNLNILHRPLRSGKWAVTFEEWPEEVYPPYANGPGYIISNDIARFVVSQHANQSLRLFKMEDVSMGMWVEELNTTTYIQYSHSWRFCQYGCIENYYTAHYQSPRQMLCLWEKLSRGVSQCCNFR; encoded by the exons ATGAAGCGGAGCAAGAGCAGGGACTCCCTCCTCACTCGGCGCCGGAAGTTCTTGCTCTTCGTCCTCGCCGCCGCCCTGCTCTACTTCCTCTTCATCGCGTTCAAGTTTCGCCTTTTCCTAGACGTCGGACTAGAACTTCCGCTAGATGATGTCAGGAGTGGACTGCATGGCTCGTCCTACCTCGGCGCCGCTCAAGAACGGAAGTTGGAGGATGGCCGGAACTTGGACGCCCCTCGGAAGCCACTAGAACACGACGCCCTGTACCGCGGCTCCGACCAGGCGATTCGCGAAGGGTATGGTCGTATCAGCGGTGGAGTGATGCGGCAGTACATGCGGGGCAGGGGTCGGCAGCGAAGAGGGAATTTCTCGGAGTTGGAAAGAATGGCGCAGGAAGCGTGGGCGGTGGGACTCAAGGCTTGGGAGGAGGCTGATAAGTACCACCCCAGCGATGGCTTGAAAAACACCGCCGTAATTGAAGGTAACCCGGCATCTTCTTGCCCACCGTCGATGTCGATGAGCGGAGATGTGGACGCGGCGAGCAGCGAGCAGGTGCTGTTTCTCCCCTGCGGGTTGGCGGTGGGATCGTCGTTCACGGTGGTGGGCACGCCGCACACCGCCCATAAAGAGTATGTGTCTCAGCTCGAGCGACCAGGAGAAGAGAATGGAACTGTCCTGGTGTCCCAGTTCATGGTAGAGCTGCTGGGGCTCAAGTCAGTGGAAAATGAAGACCCGCCCAAGATTCTTCATTTCAATCCGAGGCTGAAGGGTGACTGGAGTGAAAAGCCGGTCATTGAGCACAATACCTGCTACCGTATGCAGTGGGGAAGAGCACATCGCTGCAATGGCGATGCTTATAAGGACGATGATGAAACTG TCGATGATTTTGTCAAATGTGAAAGTTGGGAGCATGAGGATATTACTAACCTGAAAGAACCAAAAACAATTTCATGGTTGAAGAGATTCATTGGACGTGCAAAGAAGCCAGAAATGAGATGGCCTTTCCCATTCACAGAGGGTAAGCTTTTTGTTCTAACAATTCAGGCTGGGATTGAAGGATACCATATTTATGTTGGTGGCCGACATATTTCTTCTTTCCCATATAGGACG GGATTTGCCCTCGAAGATGCAACTGGTTTAACAGCTAAGGGAGACGTTGACGTACACTCCGTATATGCAACTTCTCTTCCAACTACTCATCCTAGCTTCTCTGTTCAACAAGTATTAGTTATGTCAGAGAGATGGAAGGCCCCTCCATTGCTACAAAGCTCTGTTGAACTTTTCATTGGTATATTGTCAGCATCAAATCACTTTTCTGAACGTATGGCTATAAGGAAAACCTGGATGCAATTTCCTGCAATAAGAACATCAACTGTGGTAGCCCGCTTCTTTGTTGCACTG AGTCCAAGGAAGGAGGTAAATGCAGCATTGAAGAAAGAAGCTGAGTATTTTGGAGATGTTGTGATTTTGCCATTTATGGACCACTATGATTTAGTGGTTCTAAAAACAATAGCAATTTGTGAGTTTGGA GTCCAGAATTTGACAACACGATATATCATGAAATGTGATGACGATACATTCGTTAGGGTGGATGTCATCGTGAGAAGACTTAAAGGGGTTGCTCCTCATGCATCTCTTTACATGGGTAACCTAAACATCTTGCATAGACCACTTCGAAGTGGAAAATGGGCAGTTACATTTGAG GAATGGCCAGAAGAGGTATATCCTCCGTATGCTAATGGACCTGGATACATCATTTCAAACGACATTGCCCGATTTGTCGTATCTCAACATGCTAATCAAAGCTTAAGA CTATTCAAGATGGAAGATGTGAGCATGGGCATGTGGGTCGAAGAATTGAACACCACAACATACATTCAATACTCTCACAGCTGGAGATTCTGCCAATATGGATGCATTGAGAACTATTACACAGCGCATTACCAATCACCCCGGCAGATGCTGTGCTTGTGGGAGAAACTCTCCCGCGGTGTATCTCAATGTTGCAACTTCAGATAA